One genomic window of Vibrio parahaemolyticus includes the following:
- the sbcB gene encoding exodeoxyribonuclease I yields MHQDNQPTFFFFDYETWGTNPAKDRPSQFAGVRTDENFNIIGEPLVMYCQLPADYLPSPEAALITGITPQKAMQEGLSEPEFIAKIHAELSKPKTTSLGYNSIRFDDEVTRYTCYRNFIDPYAWSWQNGNSRWDLLDVLRACHALRPEGVEWPENEDGFTSFKLEHLSVKNGIEHSNAHDAMADVVATIEMAKKVKAAQPKLFDYFFSMRHKRKLNELVDIVNMTPLMHVSGMLGRECQYTSWIVPVAWHPTNNNAVITIDLAKDPQPILELSTEELHERLYTKREDLGDLLPVPVKLVHLNKCPILAPAKTLTAENAENIGIDRQKCLDNLALLRQHPEIREKLIGLFSIERQFEKSDDVDTQLYDGFFSPADRAAMDIIRETDPNNLAALDIEFDDKRIKPLLFRYRARNFPSTLDEQEQRRWALHCREVFESQIEEYMLNLENLVHEHESDEKKIAILKSVYRYVESLAS; encoded by the coding sequence ATGCACCAAGATAATCAGCCCACTTTTTTCTTCTTTGACTACGAGACTTGGGGTACAAATCCCGCGAAAGATCGTCCAAGCCAATTTGCTGGTGTTCGCACAGATGAAAACTTCAATATCATCGGCGAACCTCTGGTGATGTACTGCCAGCTTCCTGCTGATTATCTACCTTCTCCGGAAGCTGCATTAATTACGGGTATTACGCCGCAAAAGGCGATGCAAGAAGGCCTATCTGAGCCTGAGTTTATTGCTAAGATTCACGCCGAGTTATCGAAACCCAAAACCACCAGCCTAGGCTACAACAGCATTCGTTTTGATGACGAAGTGACGCGTTACACCTGTTACCGCAACTTTATCGATCCATACGCGTGGAGCTGGCAAAACGGCAACTCGCGTTGGGACTTGCTCGATGTATTGCGTGCATGCCATGCGTTGCGTCCTGAAGGCGTAGAATGGCCCGAGAATGAAGACGGCTTCACCAGTTTCAAGTTAGAACATTTATCGGTTAAAAATGGCATTGAGCACAGTAATGCGCACGACGCGATGGCTGACGTTGTCGCAACGATTGAGATGGCAAAGAAAGTCAAAGCCGCACAGCCAAAACTGTTCGATTACTTCTTCTCTATGCGCCACAAACGTAAGCTGAATGAACTGGTTGATATTGTAAACATGACACCGCTGATGCATGTCTCAGGCATGTTAGGTCGCGAATGCCAATACACCAGCTGGATTGTGCCTGTCGCGTGGCATCCAACGAATAACAACGCGGTTATTACGATTGATTTAGCCAAAGATCCGCAGCCAATTCTTGAACTTTCAACCGAAGAGTTGCACGAACGTCTCTACACCAAGCGTGAAGACCTCGGCGACCTACTACCCGTACCGGTGAAACTGGTTCACCTCAATAAGTGCCCTATTTTAGCACCAGCGAAAACGTTGACGGCGGAAAACGCAGAAAACATCGGTATTGATCGTCAGAAGTGTCTCGATAATTTGGCACTACTTCGCCAGCACCCTGAGATTCGAGAAAAACTAATCGGCTTGTTCTCTATCGAACGTCAATTTGAAAAAAGCGATGATGTGGACACTCAACTTTACGATGGGTTCTTCTCTCCAGCTGACCGTGCAGCGATGGATATTATCCGCGAAACCGATCCAAACAATCTTGCTGCCTTAGATATCGAGTTTGACGATAAACGCATCAAACCGCTGCTATTCAGATACCGTGCTCGTAACTTCCCAAGCACTCTCGATGAGCAAGAGCAACGACGCTGGGCACTTCATTGCCGAGAGGTATTTGAAAGCCAAATCGAAGAGTATATGCTGAATTTAGAAAACTTAGTTCACGAACATGAAAGTGACGAAAAGAAGATTGCAATATTAAAATCCGTTTACCGTTATGTAGAGAGCCTAGCCTCCTAA
- a CDS encoding L-cystine transporter — protein sequence MDFAVIASLAVFIGILFFLFTQQQKQNTLSRLVLIGLVTGSLFGLALQLIHGEGSDVISKTLEWVGIVGSGYVGLLKMVIMPLVLVSMISAVVKLEKGGSLGKISGLTISVLLVTTAISALIGILVTSAFGLSAEGLTEGARETARIAVLESRAGTVSDLTIPQMLVSFIPTNPFADLTGARSTSIIAVVIFGVLTGIAARKVMIEKEELESPIRTFVEAAQSIVMRLVKMIMALTPYGIAALMAKVVATSNASDILNLLGFIVASYVAIGLMFVVHGILVSFVGVSPVEYFKKIWPVLTFAFTSRSSAATIPLNIEAQVTKLNVPPAIANLSASFGATIGQNGCAGIYPAMLAVMVAPTMGINPLDVNFILSLIAIITISSFGIAGVGGGATFAALIVLPAMGLPVTIAALLISIEPLIDMARTALNVSGSMTAGTIASRVLKSSEAETALEETKA from the coding sequence ATGGATTTTGCAGTGATAGCCTCTCTTGCCGTGTTTATAGGCATATTATTCTTTCTTTTTACCCAGCAACAAAAACAGAACACCCTTTCTCGTCTCGTTTTAATTGGTCTTGTTACTGGCTCTCTTTTTGGCTTGGCTCTTCAGCTTATTCACGGTGAAGGCAGCGACGTCATTTCGAAAACACTAGAATGGGTTGGTATTGTTGGTAGCGGCTATGTCGGCTTGCTAAAAATGGTGATCATGCCACTTGTGTTGGTTTCGATGATTTCTGCGGTAGTAAAACTGGAGAAAGGTGGCTCACTTGGCAAAATCTCTGGTCTGACGATTTCTGTGTTGCTAGTCACCACAGCAATTTCGGCTTTGATCGGTATTCTTGTTACTTCTGCGTTTGGTCTGTCAGCGGAAGGGCTAACTGAAGGCGCTCGTGAAACGGCTCGAATTGCGGTTCTTGAAAGCCGAGCGGGTACAGTAAGCGATCTAACCATTCCACAAATGCTAGTAAGCTTTATTCCGACAAACCCATTTGCAGACTTAACGGGAGCACGCTCAACCTCAATCATTGCTGTTGTCATTTTTGGTGTACTAACTGGTATTGCAGCTCGCAAAGTAATGATAGAAAAAGAGGAATTGGAATCACCAATTCGCACGTTTGTTGAAGCGGCTCAATCTATCGTTATGCGCTTAGTAAAAATGATCATGGCGCTTACACCTTACGGTATTGCTGCATTGATGGCGAAAGTGGTTGCAACCTCAAATGCATCCGACATCCTAAACCTACTTGGTTTTATCGTCGCGTCATACGTCGCTATTGGTTTGATGTTTGTTGTGCACGGCATTTTGGTTTCATTCGTTGGCGTTAGCCCTGTTGAATACTTCAAGAAAATTTGGCCTGTATTGACGTTTGCGTTCACATCTCGCAGTTCGGCGGCAACCATCCCATTGAATATTGAGGCGCAAGTGACCAAGCTCAATGTGCCACCAGCGATCGCGAACCTATCTGCTTCTTTCGGTGCAACAATTGGTCAGAATGGTTGTGCGGGTATCTACCCTGCGATGCTAGCTGTGATGGTAGCCCCAACAATGGGTATTAACCCACTAGACGTAAACTTCATTCTTTCTCTGATTGCGATCATTACTATCAGCTCGTTTGGTATTGCGGGCGTTGGTGGCGGTGCAACATTTGCGGCATTGATTGTTCTTCCAGCAATGGGCTTGCCTGTAACGATCGCTGCACTTTTGATCTCAATTGAACCTCTGATTGATATGGCTCGTACTGCGCTGAACGTTTCTGGCTCAATGACGGCAGGCACCATTGCAAGCCGAGTGTTGAAGTCCTCAGAAGCTGAAACGGCTCTTGAAGAAACGAAAGCCTAA
- a CDS encoding NAD(P)H-binding protein, producing MTNDVNTCVIIAGATGLVGSKVVENLIAQSGISHLYSLSRRPLKDIYDPTNKIIPIIDAELTIHQWNENQTTPDIGFICLGTTLKQAGSKENLRKVDVELVTSVAQQMKMVGVKRLAVVSSLGANRSSPSHYLACKGQMEQNIEKMGFDEVVFVRPGPLVGERDHPRSDEKLVQALFKVIRPLMIGKLSNFLPIKAEEVAKAMIYQVYSYQENSVVYLQRKEMLDLLHHYD from the coding sequence ATGACAAACGATGTTAACACTTGCGTAATCATCGCTGGCGCAACTGGGTTAGTCGGCAGCAAAGTGGTCGAAAACCTCATTGCTCAGTCAGGTATTTCTCATTTGTACTCCCTCTCCAGACGCCCACTTAAAGACATTTATGACCCAACAAACAAGATCATTCCAATCATTGATGCAGAGCTCACTATTCATCAATGGAATGAAAATCAAACAACGCCCGATATAGGTTTCATTTGTTTGGGCACGACTCTCAAGCAAGCAGGCAGTAAAGAAAACCTACGTAAAGTCGATGTCGAACTGGTCACTTCGGTCGCACAGCAAATGAAAATGGTCGGCGTAAAACGCCTTGCGGTGGTGTCTAGTTTAGGTGCCAACCGTTCCTCTCCTTCTCACTATCTTGCTTGCAAAGGACAAATGGAGCAGAACATTGAAAAAATGGGATTTGATGAAGTGGTGTTTGTGCGTCCAGGCCCTTTAGTTGGTGAACGCGATCACCCGCGAAGTGATGAAAAGCTTGTTCAAGCTTTATTCAAAGTCATTCGCCCACTTATGATAGGGAAATTGTCTAACTTTCTGCCGATTAAAGCCGAAGAAGTGGCCAAAGCGATGATTTATCAAGTTTACAGTTATCAGGAAAATTCGGTTGTTTATCTACAAAGAAAAGAAATGCTCGACCTACTGCATCATTATGACTAG
- the cobT gene encoding nicotinate-nucleotide--dimethylbenzimidazole phosphoribosyltransferase, producing MDCSFSADIQTRIDNKTKPLGALGLLEKVALQLALIQSQDQAQAVEEIVIRKPTMLVFAGDHGVAKEGISIAPSEVTQQMVANFLAGGAAINCFCDVNQIEFKVIDCGMLAPIEVMVPEFKSHPNLIEQRLGNGTANFSKQAAMSSEQVALGLEYGARVAQSTIYSGSNLLMFGEMGIGNTSSASALLAALSPLEVNHCVGLGTGINSEQLSRKLKLVAQGVSRCRGLDAKAVLSQVGGFEIVQMVGAFLEAKRLKTPVLVDGFIVSVAAYVATLLDEETRDYMLFAHRSEENGHKFVLESLKAEPLLDLGLRLGEGTGAALAMPLLKAAAQFYNKMASFESAGVTV from the coding sequence ATGGATTGCTCTTTTTCCGCAGATATTCAAACGCGCATTGATAACAAAACCAAACCCTTAGGTGCTCTAGGGTTGCTAGAAAAAGTCGCATTGCAGTTAGCGTTGATTCAAAGCCAAGATCAAGCACAAGCCGTTGAAGAGATTGTTATTCGCAAGCCAACGATGTTGGTGTTTGCTGGCGACCATGGTGTTGCGAAAGAAGGCATTAGCATCGCACCGAGTGAAGTTACCCAGCAAATGGTTGCAAACTTCCTTGCTGGAGGTGCGGCAATTAACTGCTTTTGCGATGTAAACCAAATCGAATTCAAAGTGATTGACTGCGGTATGCTTGCGCCAATCGAAGTCATGGTTCCTGAGTTTAAATCTCATCCGAATTTAATTGAGCAGCGTTTAGGAAATGGCACTGCCAATTTTTCAAAGCAAGCGGCGATGTCTTCTGAACAAGTAGCGCTTGGTTTGGAATATGGTGCAAGAGTGGCGCAAAGCACCATCTATTCAGGATCTAACTTACTGATGTTTGGCGAGATGGGCATTGGAAATACCAGCTCGGCTTCCGCATTATTGGCGGCACTCAGCCCGCTTGAGGTAAACCACTGTGTTGGTCTTGGTACGGGCATCAACTCAGAGCAGTTGAGCCGAAAGTTAAAGTTGGTTGCTCAAGGGGTAAGTCGTTGTCGAGGTCTAGACGCCAAAGCTGTATTATCGCAAGTTGGTGGATTTGAAATCGTACAGATGGTTGGGGCGTTCCTTGAGGCGAAGCGTTTGAAAACGCCAGTGCTTGTCGATGGTTTTATTGTCTCTGTCGCGGCGTATGTTGCCACGTTACTAGATGAAGAAACACGTGACTACATGCTGTTTGCACATCGTTCAGAAGAAAACGGACACAAGTTTGTGTTGGAGTCATTAAAAGCCGAACCTTTGCTGGATTTAGGGCTCCGCCTCGGTGAAGGAACAGGTGCTGCGTTGGCAATGCCGCTATTGAAGGCCGCTGCGCAGTTCTATAATAAAATGGCCAGTTTTGAGAGTGCAGGAGTAACGGTTTAG
- a CDS encoding adenosylcobinamide-GDP ribazoletransferase, giving the protein MELFLLAVSFFSRLPVPSDLPYSEERMNQAGRYFALVGVILGVLCALVFYFTQLIFPDSVAIVLTMAFSLLLTGAFHEDGLTDMADGIGGGMTVERRLSIMKDSRIGTYGAATLVMALLAKFVLWSELVHLPDFWLVIVVAYTTSRALAATLIYDMPYVSDSDTSKSKPLASKQSSSEVAILLFTAGVASLFLGVIQASFIVIVLFAFRFAFKRWLTKRIGGFTGDCLGAAQQLSELLVYLTLIAFYQNI; this is encoded by the coding sequence ATGGAGCTATTCCTCTTGGCTGTGAGCTTTTTTAGCCGCTTGCCTGTACCGAGTGACTTACCTTACAGCGAAGAGCGTATGAATCAAGCCGGGCGATATTTTGCCTTGGTTGGTGTGATTCTTGGTGTGCTTTGCGCGCTTGTGTTCTACTTCACTCAACTTATTTTCCCTGATTCTGTTGCTATTGTATTAACCATGGCGTTCAGCCTGTTGCTCACCGGTGCTTTTCACGAAGATGGTTTGACTGATATGGCGGATGGCATTGGCGGCGGTATGACGGTTGAACGTCGTCTTTCTATCATGAAGGACAGCCGCATCGGGACTTATGGCGCCGCAACATTAGTGATGGCGTTGTTGGCTAAGTTTGTCCTTTGGAGCGAGTTGGTGCATTTGCCTGATTTTTGGCTCGTTATTGTTGTGGCCTACACCACGAGTCGTGCCCTCGCTGCAACGCTAATTTACGACATGCCTTATGTGAGTGACAGTGACACCTCGAAAAGCAAGCCGCTTGCGAGCAAACAGTCCTCGTCTGAAGTTGCCATTTTGCTGTTTACTGCGGGCGTGGCTTCGCTCTTTCTCGGGGTAATACAGGCATCATTTATCGTCATCGTTTTGTTTGCATTTCGATTTGCATTCAAACGTTGGCTGACTAAGCGCATTGGCGGTTTTACTGGCGATTGCTTAGGTGCAGCGCAGCAGCTTTCTGAACTCTTGGTTTACCTTACTCTAATCGCGTTTTATCAAAATATATGA
- the cobU gene encoding bifunctional adenosylcobinamide kinase/adenosylcobinamide-phosphate guanylyltransferase encodes MKQLILGGARSGKSKLAEQTARQLSEKQNKSLHYVATALPFDDEMRERIKHHQAQRGEGWHEHECHLRLPDLLAHFDANDVVLVDCLTLWLNNWIFELGETCSNELLEQEIEKLTQAVENSRATLIFVSNEVGMGIVPLGAVSRYFVDNAGRMNQQLAQVCSRVTFVAAGLPLVLKE; translated from the coding sequence ATGAAGCAGTTAATTCTCGGTGGTGCTCGTTCAGGAAAATCGAAACTTGCTGAACAAACCGCAAGACAGTTATCCGAAAAGCAGAACAAGTCATTACATTATGTCGCTACTGCGTTGCCATTTGATGATGAGATGCGAGAGCGGATTAAGCATCATCAAGCTCAACGTGGGGAAGGGTGGCATGAACACGAATGCCACCTTCGACTTCCTGATTTACTTGCTCATTTTGATGCTAATGACGTTGTATTGGTTGATTGCTTAACGTTGTGGCTGAACAACTGGATTTTTGAGCTAGGTGAAACCTGCAGTAACGAGTTATTAGAACAAGAGATAGAAAAGCTCACTCAAGCGGTTGAAAATTCTCGCGCGACACTGATTTTTGTCTCTAACGAGGTGGGAATGGGCATCGTGCCGCTGGGTGCTGTGAGCCGCTATTTTGTTGATAATGCAGGGCGCATGAATCAACAACTTGCTCAAGTATGCTCTCGAGTAACGTTTGTTGCGGCAGGGCTGCCATTGGTTCTTAAAGAATAG
- the cobC gene encoding alpha-ribazole phosphatase, which yields MKTLNIYLMRHGKVDAAPGLHGQTDLKVKEAEQQRIAMAWKTKGYDVAGIISSPLSRCHDLAQILAEQQLLPMTTEDDLQEMDFGDFDGMPFDLLTEHWKKLDAFWQSPAHHSLPNAESLSTFSQRVSRAWSQIINDINDNLLIVTHGGVIRIILAHVLGVDWRNPQWYSTLAIGNASVTHITITIDDQIYASVRSIGVPLVED from the coding sequence ATGAAAACGCTCAATATCTATCTTATGCGTCATGGAAAAGTAGACGCCGCGCCTGGCTTACATGGTCAGACTGATCTCAAAGTGAAAGAGGCCGAGCAGCAGCGAATCGCCATGGCTTGGAAAACCAAAGGATACGACGTAGCGGGGATAATATCGTCGCCGCTTTCTCGTTGTCACGATTTGGCGCAAATATTAGCTGAGCAACAATTGTTGCCAATGACCACCGAAGACGATCTGCAAGAAATGGACTTTGGTGACTTCGACGGCATGCCATTTGATTTGCTTACTGAACATTGGAAAAAACTCGATGCCTTTTGGCAATCACCCGCTCACCATTCGTTGCCTAATGCCGAGAGCTTAAGCACATTTTCTCAGCGCGTTAGTCGCGCTTGGTCTCAAATCATTAACGATATCAATGACAACTTGTTAATTGTCACGCATGGTGGCGTAATTCGAATAATTCTCGCTCATGTTTTGGGCGTGGATTGGCGCAATCCTCAATGGTATTCGACATTGGCGATAGGAAATGCCTCAGTCACTCATATAACAATTACTATTGATGACCAAATTTACGCCTCAGTTCGTTCAATAGGCGTGCCTCTTGTAGAAGATTAA
- a CDS encoding M3 family oligoendopeptidase, producing MTTPSWDLSIVYNDLADPRIQDDIALVEQCIDLLNKQSQDCENVEVMQNAILTNEAASRLAGTVYNFANCYSSVNATNAEAKALSGRMMRIFSELSQAFSAFELTLTHADDEFIARVLDHENPDISGQAFSIMESRKLADTRLSMEEEKLLAAMSVDGKSAWGNLYDNLTGSLKVTLDHADGTTEELGFSQAASILYGSEFDRQEAAWRGVQKAMETHQESFAAILNALAGWRLTENKKRSTKREVHFLEPSLYGSRIQSETLAAMMKVAKDSRDIGQKAGKLMAQVHGLDEMKPWNHLAAMPALSGDAKVYDFNEAIDVICEAFETVNPEMSEFVRLMVQNGWIDAAPNANKRLGAYCTKLPATRTPLVFMTWSGSRSDLMTLAHELGHAFHNWVIRDLPLCQTYYPMTLAETASIFAENIVRDHLISKAESVDDKLEMLWEELSSALALMINIPVRYEFEKAFYERRQEGELTAQDFCNLMSETWEDWYGDVMSEADPYFWASKLHFSIADVSFYNYPYLFGFLFSKGIYAQREAKGENFYIDYVNLLRDTGNMMAEEVVDKHLSMDLTKPDFWQQSVELVRDKVDEFELLLAQRSQ from the coding sequence ATGACCACTCCTAGTTGGGACTTATCCATCGTTTACAACGACCTTGCCGACCCTCGAATTCAAGACGATATCGCACTTGTTGAGCAATGTATTGACCTGCTGAATAAGCAATCGCAAGATTGTGAAAATGTTGAAGTGATGCAAAATGCCATTCTGACTAACGAAGCAGCAAGTCGCTTGGCGGGCACGGTCTACAACTTCGCAAATTGCTACTCATCAGTGAACGCTACTAACGCCGAAGCGAAAGCGCTTTCTGGTCGTATGATGCGTATTTTCTCTGAATTGTCTCAAGCGTTTAGTGCTTTCGAACTTACCTTAACGCATGCAGATGATGAGTTCATTGCTCGCGTTCTCGATCACGAAAATCCAGACATCAGCGGTCAAGCTTTCTCTATTATGGAGTCGAGAAAACTGGCAGATACACGCTTGAGTATGGAAGAAGAGAAGCTTTTAGCTGCGATGAGTGTCGATGGCAAATCTGCGTGGGGCAATTTGTACGACAACTTGACGGGCTCGTTAAAGGTTACGTTAGACCATGCTGATGGCACTACTGAAGAGCTCGGTTTCTCCCAAGCTGCAAGTATCCTTTACGGTTCAGAGTTTGACCGCCAAGAAGCGGCATGGCGTGGCGTCCAAAAAGCAATGGAAACGCACCAAGAGTCTTTCGCCGCGATTTTAAATGCACTTGCAGGCTGGCGTTTAACTGAAAACAAAAAGCGCTCGACTAAGCGAGAGGTACACTTTTTAGAACCAAGTTTGTACGGTAGCCGCATTCAATCTGAAACCTTGGCTGCCATGATGAAAGTGGCGAAGGACAGTCGTGATATTGGCCAAAAAGCCGGTAAACTGATGGCGCAAGTGCACGGTTTGGATGAGATGAAGCCGTGGAACCACCTTGCTGCAATGCCTGCATTAAGTGGTGATGCTAAAGTCTACGATTTCAATGAAGCAATCGATGTGATTTGCGAAGCGTTTGAAACCGTCAACCCAGAGATGTCTGAGTTTGTGCGTTTAATGGTTCAAAACGGTTGGATTGATGCCGCGCCAAATGCCAATAAACGTTTGGGGGCGTACTGCACTAAACTACCAGCTACGCGCACACCGTTGGTATTCATGACGTGGAGTGGTAGCCGTTCTGATTTGATGACATTGGCTCACGAACTTGGTCATGCCTTCCATAACTGGGTTATTCGAGATCTGCCGCTTTGCCAAACTTACTACCCAATGACACTTGCAGAAACCGCTTCTATTTTTGCAGAGAATATCGTACGCGATCATTTGATCTCGAAAGCAGAAAGTGTGGACGACAAACTCGAAATGCTGTGGGAAGAGTTGTCTTCTGCGCTGGCGTTAATGATCAATATTCCTGTTCGATACGAGTTTGAAAAAGCATTCTACGAACGTCGTCAGGAGGGAGAATTAACCGCTCAGGATTTCTGTAATCTGATGTCAGAAACGTGGGAAGATTGGTACGGAGACGTGATGAGTGAAGCTGACCCCTATTTTTGGGCAAGCAAGCTGCACTTCTCGATTGCCGATGTGAGTTTCTATAACTATCCGTATCTATTCGGCTTCTTGTTCAGTAAAGGCATTTATGCGCAACGTGAAGCTAAAGGTGAAAACTTCTACATTGATTACGTTAATTTACTGCGTGATACTGGCAACATGATGGCAGAAGAGGTGGTTGACAAACATCTATCGATGGACTTAACCAAACCAGACTTCTGGCAACAAAGCGTGGAGCTCGTGCGCGACAAAGTCGATGAGTTTGAACTCCTACTTGCGCAGCGTAGCCAATAA
- a CDS encoding succinylglutamate desuccinylase, whose product MTKSLFRQSFLTDTLDVHIDVAPAEQVLSNGVQLKLYQRGVLEVIPENPTQETKNIIISCGIHGDETAPMELVDSIIKDIESGFQKVDARCLFIIAHPESTLAHTRFLEENLNRLFDEKEHEPTKELAIADTLKLLVRDFYQDTEPKTRWHLDLHCAIRGSKHYTFAVSPKTRHPVRSKALVDFLDSAHIEAVLLSNSPSSTFSWYSAENYSAQALTMELGRVARIGENALDRLTAFDLALRNLIAEAQPEHLSKPCIKYRVSRTIVRLHDDFDFMFDDNVENFTSFVHGEVFGHDGDKPLMAKNDNEAIVFPNRHVAIGQRAALMVCEVKTRFEEGELVYD is encoded by the coding sequence ATGACGAAGTCTCTCTTTCGCCAATCGTTTTTAACTGACACGTTAGATGTTCATATTGATGTAGCGCCAGCGGAGCAGGTGCTATCAAACGGCGTACAACTCAAACTCTATCAGCGTGGTGTGCTAGAAGTCATTCCTGAAAACCCGACTCAGGAAACGAAGAACATCATCATCTCTTGTGGTATTCACGGGGATGAAACCGCACCGATGGAGCTGGTGGATTCGATCATCAAAGACATCGAATCTGGATTCCAGAAAGTCGATGCACGTTGCCTATTCATTATTGCTCACCCTGAGTCAACTCTGGCGCATACACGATTCCTAGAAGAAAACCTCAATCGTCTATTCGATGAAAAAGAGCACGAACCAACGAAAGAACTGGCGATTGCTGATACGCTGAAACTGTTGGTGCGAGATTTCTATCAAGATACAGAACCAAAAACGCGTTGGCACCTGGATTTGCATTGTGCTATTCGTGGTTCGAAACATTACACGTTTGCGGTAAGCCCAAAAACGCGCCACCCAGTTCGCAGCAAAGCGTTGGTAGATTTTCTCGATAGTGCGCATATTGAAGCTGTGTTGTTATCCAATTCACCATCAAGTACGTTCAGTTGGTACAGTGCAGAGAATTACAGTGCACAAGCGCTAACGATGGAGCTTGGCCGCGTCGCTAGAATTGGTGAAAACGCTCTGGACAGATTAACGGCATTTGACTTGGCTCTGCGTAATTTGATTGCAGAAGCTCAGCCAGAGCACTTATCGAAACCGTGTATTAAATATCGCGTAAGTCGCACTATCGTCCGCTTGCATGATGATTTCGATTTCATGTTTGACGACAATGTGGAGAATTTTACTTCGTTTGTTCATGGTGAAGTCTTTGGTCATGATGGCGACAAGCCTCTGATGGCTAAAAATGACAACGAAGCGATTGTCTTCCCAAATCGTCATGTCGCTATTGGTCAACGTGCTGCGCTGATGGTTTGTGAAGTAAAAACACGTTTTGAAGAGGGTGAGTTGGTTTACGATTAA